In one Alnus glutinosa chromosome 14, dhAlnGlut1.1, whole genome shotgun sequence genomic region, the following are encoded:
- the LOC133856761 gene encoding glucan endo-1,3-beta-glucosidase 8, whose product MARAVCTVWTFCAILVSATGLAPEDIGVNWGSQTSHPLLPSIVAGMLKDNGIKKLKLFDADPWIVSAFAGTGIELMVGIANNQLKDLSDSYGNAKDWVKHNVSKHIRDGGVDIRYVGVGNEPFLTSYNGTYMKTTFPALKNIQKALDEAGHGDKIKATIPLNADVYESHSDSPSDGNFRKNIKDLMLQIVRFLHDNKSPFLVNIYPFLSLYQNSKFPVDFAFFDGAKPIQDKNIQYTNVFDANFDTLVWTLKKNNFEDMKIIVGEVGWPTDGNINANTKLAKRFYDGFLKKMASKKGTPLRPGPMEVYLFGLLDEDTKNVAPGAFERHWGIFRYDGQPKFPIDFSGKGHEKMPVAAKGVIYMDHQWCVLKNDVKNMTAAGPEVDYACSNSDCTSLGYGASCNDLDMRGNVSYAFNMYFQMQDQSVEACDFNGMAEIVKQNASRKSCFFQIQIMSAGDRIRLTYGVSIFVGLLLSLFAAA is encoded by the exons ATGGCACGAGCCGTGTGCACCGTTTGGACCTTTTGTGCAATATTGGTCTCAGCCACAGGACTTGCACCAGAAGATATAGGTGTTAACTGGGGTTCCCAGACATCGCACCCTTTGCTTCCTAGCATTGTGGCCGGTATGCTAAAGGACAATGGcatcaaaaaattgaaacttttcGACGCCGATCCTTGGATAGTCAGTGCCTTTGCCGGGACGGGCATTGAGCTCATGGTCGGTATCGCCAATAATCAGCTCAAGGACCTATCCGACAGCTACGGTAATGCCAAAGATTGGGTCAAACATAACGTCTCCAAACATATTCGCGATGGGGGCGTTGATATAAg GTATGTTGGTGTTGGAAATGAGCCATTCTTGACGAGTTACAACGGTACTTATATGAAGACAACTTTTCCGGCattaaaaaacattcaaaaggCTCTCGATGAGGCTGGCCATGGAGACAAGATCAAAGCCACAATCCCCCTTAATGCTGATGTATATGAATCACATTCAGACAGCCCATCAGACGGTAATTTTCGCAAGAATATTAAAGATCTTATGCTCCAAATAGTACGTTTCCTCCATGACAATAAGTCCCCCTTTTTGGTTAACATATACCCCTTCCTTAGTCTCTATCAAAACTCGAAGTTTCCTGTGGATTTTGCTTTCTTTGATGGCGCCAAGCCAATTCAAGACAAGAATATTCAATATACCAATGTGTTTGATGCAAACTTTGATACACTTGTTTGGACCTTAAAAAAGAACAACTTTGAAGACATGAAAATCATTGTCGGGGAAGTCGGATGGCCGACGGACGGCAACATAAATGCCAACACAAAGCTGGCTAAAAGGTTCTACGATGGTTTCCTTAAGAAAATGGCAAGCAAAAAGGGAACCCCGCTCCGGCCGGGACCGATGGAAGTGTATCTCTTCGGCCTTCTCGACGAGGACACGAAGAACGTTGCGCCGGGGGCCTTTGAGCGCCACTGGGGGATTTTCCGTTATGATGGGCAGCCCAAGTTTCCAATTGACTTCTCCGGCAAAGGGCACGAAAAGATGCCGGTCGCCGCCAAGGGAGTCATATACATGGATCACCAATGGTGTGTGCTGAAGAACGATGTTAAGAACATGACGGCGGCGGGACCGGAAGTTGACTATGCATGCTCCAACTCCGATTGCACGAGCTTGGGTTACGGGGCGTCGTGCAACGATTTGGACATGCGCGGGAACGTGTCGTACGCTTTTAATATGTACTTTCAAATGCAAGACCAAAGCGTTGAGGCATGCGACTTCAATGGGATGGCCGAGATCGTAAAGCAAAATGCGTCGAGAAAAAGTTGCTTTTTCCAGATACAGATTATGAGTGCCGGAGATAGGATCAGGTTGACATATGGAGTAAGTATTTTTGTTGGATTGTTGTTGAGCTTGTTTGCAGCGGCGTGA
- the LOC133856498 gene encoding tRNA(His) guanylyltransferase 1-like isoform X1 — translation MANSKYEYVKSFEVEDEVMLPNLIVVRIDGRNFRRFSEVHEFEKPVDGRALNLMNLCATAILEEYPDIVFSYGFNDEYSFVFKKTSKFYQRRASKLLSLIVSFFSSVYVMKWKEIFPEKELKYPPSFQSRVICCASKEVLQTYLAWRQNDCHVNNLHDTCLWMLIKEGETQREAQEFLKGTQKQQKNELLFQKFGINYKNLPALYRQGSCIFKTEVEENVKYNENGTPVKRLRRKARIVQSENIAGRSFWNELPSLLKEVGGFTEDVDKINPEYVRSFQFENKLMPSTWIVVRIDGCHFHRFSEVHEFEKPNDKQALNLMNSCAVAVLDEIQDIIFAYGVSDEYSFALKKDSQFYQRRASEIVSVIVSFFSSIYVTKWKEFFPRKELKYPPSFDGRVVCYPSSKILQDYLAWRQVDCHINNQYNTCFWMLVNKKGKGKSEAQNYLKGTQAREKNELLLKEFNIDYNELEIMFRQGSLAFWEKFGMQEEDITMTHKNAASLETSHSKVIVEHCDIIKPDFWEAHPSILNEKPPTF, via the exons ATGGCAAACAGCAAGTACGAGTACGTTAAGTCATTCGAAGTCGAAGACGAGGTCATGCTGCCCAATTTGATTGTTGTTCGAATCGACGGCCGCAATTTTCGAAG GTTTTCTGAAGTACATGAGTTTGAGAAGCCAGTTGATGGGAGAGCTTTGAATTTGATGAACTTGTGTGCAACTGCCATTTTAGAGGAGTATCCAGACATAGTCTTCTCATATGGGTTCAATGATGAGTACAG ttttgttttcaagaagaCATCCAAGTTCTACCAGAGGCGTGCCAG CAAACTGCTATCCCTCATTGTatccttcttctcttctgtATATGTCATGAAATGGAAAGAAATTTTCCCTGAGAAGGAGTTGAAATATCCCCCATCATTTCAGTCACGGGTAATATGCTGTGCTTCAAAAGAAGTTCTTCAAACATATCTTGCATGGAGACAAAATGATT GTCATGTTAATAACCTGCATGACACTTGTCTCTGGATGTTGATTAAAGAAGGAGAGACTCAAAGGGAAGCACAAGAGTTTTTAAAG GGCACccaaaaacaacagaaaaatgagcTGCTTTTCCAGAAGTTCGGTATCAATTACAAAAACCTTCCTGCACTGTATCGTCAAGGATCCTGCATCTTCAAAACTGAG GTGGAAGAAAATGTAAAGTACAATGAGAATGGCACTCCTGTTAAAAGACTCAGGAGAAAGGCAAGAATAGTACAGTCAGAGAATATAGCTGGTAGAAGCTTTTGGAATGAGCTTCCAAGTCTTTTGAAGGAGGTGGGTGGTTTTACTGAGGATGTGGACAAAATCAACCCAGAGTATGTTAGGTCCTTCCAATTTGAGAACAAATTGATGCCATCTACTTGGATTGTAGTTAGAATTGATGGCTGCCATTTTCACAG ATTTTCTGAAGTTCATGAATTTGAGAAGCCAAACGACAAACAAGCTCTGAACCTTATGAATTCATGTGCAGTGGCTGTGTTAGATGAGATTCAAGATATAATTTTTGCCTATGGGGTCAGTGATGAGTACAg CTTCGCTTTGAAGAAGGATTCTCAATTCTATCAACGTCGAGCAAG TGAAATAGTGTCTGTCATTGTATCATTCTTCTCTTCCATCTACGTGACGAAATGGAAAGAATTCTTCCCACGAAAAGAATTGAAGTACCCTCCTTCTTTTGATGGACGTGTTGTATGCTATCCCTCGTCTAAGATTCTTCAAGACTATCTGGCATGGAGACAAGTTGATT GCCACATCAATAATCAGTATAATACTTGTTTTTGGATGCTTGTTAACAAGAAAGGAAAAGGCAAAAGTGAAGCTCAAAATTATCTGAAG GGTACTCAAGCACGAGAGAAGAATGAACTACTTCTCAAGGAATTCAACATTGACTACAATGAATTAGAAATCATGTTCCGGCAAGGTTCTTTAGCTTTCTGGGAGAAG TTTGGTATGCAGGAGGAGGACATTACTATGACACACAAGAACGCAGCATCTCTTGAAACTTCTCACAGTAAAGTTATTGTAGAACATTGTGATATAATCAAGCCGGACTTTTGGGAAGCACACCCAAGCATCCTTAATGAGAAGCCACCTACCTTTTGA
- the LOC133856498 gene encoding tRNA(His) guanylyltransferase 1-like isoform X2, with protein sequence MANSKYEYVKSFEVEDEVMLPNLIVVRIDGRNFRRFSEVHEFEKPVDGRALNLMNLCATAILEEYPDIVFSYGFNDEYSFVFKKTSKFYQRRASKLLSLIVSFFSSVYVMKWKEIFPEKELKYPPSFQSRVICCASKEVLQTYLAWRQNDCHVNNLHDTCLWMLIKEGETQREAQEFLKGTQKQQKNELLFQKFGINYKNLPALYRQGSCIFKTEVEENVKYNENGTPVKRLRRKARIVQSENIAGRSFWNELPSLLKEVGGFTEDVDKINPEYVRSFQFENKLMPSTWIVVRIDGCHFHRFSEVHEFEKPNDKQALNLMNSCAVAVLDEIQDIIFAYGVSDEYSFALKKDSQFYQRRASEIVSVIVSFFSSIYVTKWKEFFPRKELKYPPSFDGRVVCYPSSKILQDYLAWRQVDCHINNQYNTCFWMLVNKKGKGKSEAQNYLKGTQAREKNELLLKEFNIDYNELEIMFRQGSLAFWEKEEDITMTHKNAASLETSHSKVIVEHCDIIKPDFWEAHPSILNEKPPTF encoded by the exons ATGGCAAACAGCAAGTACGAGTACGTTAAGTCATTCGAAGTCGAAGACGAGGTCATGCTGCCCAATTTGATTGTTGTTCGAATCGACGGCCGCAATTTTCGAAG GTTTTCTGAAGTACATGAGTTTGAGAAGCCAGTTGATGGGAGAGCTTTGAATTTGATGAACTTGTGTGCAACTGCCATTTTAGAGGAGTATCCAGACATAGTCTTCTCATATGGGTTCAATGATGAGTACAG ttttgttttcaagaagaCATCCAAGTTCTACCAGAGGCGTGCCAG CAAACTGCTATCCCTCATTGTatccttcttctcttctgtATATGTCATGAAATGGAAAGAAATTTTCCCTGAGAAGGAGTTGAAATATCCCCCATCATTTCAGTCACGGGTAATATGCTGTGCTTCAAAAGAAGTTCTTCAAACATATCTTGCATGGAGACAAAATGATT GTCATGTTAATAACCTGCATGACACTTGTCTCTGGATGTTGATTAAAGAAGGAGAGACTCAAAGGGAAGCACAAGAGTTTTTAAAG GGCACccaaaaacaacagaaaaatgagcTGCTTTTCCAGAAGTTCGGTATCAATTACAAAAACCTTCCTGCACTGTATCGTCAAGGATCCTGCATCTTCAAAACTGAG GTGGAAGAAAATGTAAAGTACAATGAGAATGGCACTCCTGTTAAAAGACTCAGGAGAAAGGCAAGAATAGTACAGTCAGAGAATATAGCTGGTAGAAGCTTTTGGAATGAGCTTCCAAGTCTTTTGAAGGAGGTGGGTGGTTTTACTGAGGATGTGGACAAAATCAACCCAGAGTATGTTAGGTCCTTCCAATTTGAGAACAAATTGATGCCATCTACTTGGATTGTAGTTAGAATTGATGGCTGCCATTTTCACAG ATTTTCTGAAGTTCATGAATTTGAGAAGCCAAACGACAAACAAGCTCTGAACCTTATGAATTCATGTGCAGTGGCTGTGTTAGATGAGATTCAAGATATAATTTTTGCCTATGGGGTCAGTGATGAGTACAg CTTCGCTTTGAAGAAGGATTCTCAATTCTATCAACGTCGAGCAAG TGAAATAGTGTCTGTCATTGTATCATTCTTCTCTTCCATCTACGTGACGAAATGGAAAGAATTCTTCCCACGAAAAGAATTGAAGTACCCTCCTTCTTTTGATGGACGTGTTGTATGCTATCCCTCGTCTAAGATTCTTCAAGACTATCTGGCATGGAGACAAGTTGATT GCCACATCAATAATCAGTATAATACTTGTTTTTGGATGCTTGTTAACAAGAAAGGAAAAGGCAAAAGTGAAGCTCAAAATTATCTGAAG GGTACTCAAGCACGAGAGAAGAATGAACTACTTCTCAAGGAATTCAACATTGACTACAATGAATTAGAAATCATGTTCCGGCAAGGTTCTTTAGCTTTCTGGGAGAAG GAGGAGGACATTACTATGACACACAAGAACGCAGCATCTCTTGAAACTTCTCACAGTAAAGTTATTGTAGAACATTGTGATATAATCAAGCCGGACTTTTGGGAAGCACACCCAAGCATCCTTAATGAGAAGCCACCTACCTTTTGA